The following proteins come from a genomic window of Deltaproteobacteria bacterium:
- a CDS encoding acyltransferase family protein → MAHARNASGFDPVAARRWFGYVRAALWPYFRPQVIGAENIPRKGRGLIVGCHSGVVPYDAACTLVAIHEATGRFSHAIGDQMFGRIEFIREFLRSVGAAVGEPATVEALLRAGNLVLLFPGGARDMERSYLTDRYHVVPHRGFAPGRGGYIKLALRTRAPIVPLAVVGAEEAHVLLTNVAPLARALSWPFFPIVLFPLPLPAKIYIRFGAAIELPGTPADADDQDRVDELNVMVRRRVQQLIADTVRRRQGVIFSTYRDGGSPPSPAPRATGKRYRAPAD, encoded by the coding sequence ATGGCCCACGCGCGTAACGCCTCTGGTTTTGACCCGGTGGCGGCACGGCGCTGGTTCGGCTATGTGCGGGCGGCGCTGTGGCCCTATTTCAGGCCGCAGGTCATCGGGGCCGAAAACATCCCGCGCAAGGGCCGCGGGCTCATCGTCGGCTGCCACTCCGGCGTGGTGCCGTATGATGCCGCGTGCACGCTGGTAGCCATTCACGAAGCCACCGGGCGCTTTTCGCATGCGATCGGCGACCAGATGTTCGGCCGGATCGAGTTCATCCGCGAGTTTCTCCGCAGTGTGGGTGCGGCGGTCGGTGAACCTGCAACAGTCGAGGCATTGCTGCGCGCCGGCAACTTGGTCTTGCTGTTTCCCGGCGGCGCGCGCGACATGGAGCGTTCTTACTTGACCGACCGCTACCACGTGGTGCCGCACCGCGGCTTCGCCCCGGGGCGCGGCGGCTACATCAAGCTCGCCCTGCGCACGCGCGCCCCGATCGTACCGTTGGCGGTGGTCGGCGCCGAGGAAGCCCACGTCTTGCTCACCAACGTCGCCCCGCTTGCCCGGGCATTGAGCTGGCCGTTCTTCCCGATCGTGCTGTTTCCGTTGCCGTTGCCGGCCAAGATCTACATCCGCTTCGGGGCAGCGATCGAGTTGCCCGGCACACCGGCTGACGCCGACGATCAAGACCGCGTCGATGAGCTCAATGTAATGGTGCGCCGGCGCGTGCAGCAGCTCATCGCCGACACCGTGCGCCGCCGCCAGGGGGTGATTTTCAGCACCTACCGCGACGGCGGCTCGCCCCCGTCACCCGCACCGCGCGCCACCGGTAAGCGATACCGAGCACCAGCTGATTAA
- a CDS encoding E3 binding domain-containing protein — translation MQAVVMPILEANMTHGVIRVWHKREGDQVKPGEPLFEVETDKVNAEVEAEVSGVVRRIVAPVGTRVAVLGVLALVGSADEPLPAAETWGALTPAGGPAAGVEPAVPPAPPAAAVLTPAPGRPAASPAARRLARERGIAIEQIRGTGSRGEITRADVEAATSTAAVASAPGDGTLDPAFFQLLRRDPAAFRALAGDSKLQLYREHGARIGEGVRLEAGAIIIARNIAIGAASIIGADSTIECERLQLGRLAAFGKRTRVRCRSLEIGDALWSKDDVMIGGGGSDESGAHLRAGHACFFGEAAYLNPCHPVTLGDEVCIGSRAMLFTHSHWQSVLRGYPSLFGPITVGDHVFIGNQAFVFPGVTIGAGATVMVNSFVAINVPPATLVGGVPAQVIRHISAPARAEQVALVRERLLPELAAHLRQQGYPVVEHTSGDISTLELGREAALVFAPAWQQRLAQTSRARLVLLSFVEGDLPAVTASTTLFDLNASRVSGMQDRLSDEVREFCRRRGIRFRPYAWRYGVGNFDADRFCPRTAG, via the coding sequence ATGCAAGCGGTGGTGATGCCCATACTCGAAGCCAACATGACACACGGCGTGATCCGCGTGTGGCACAAGCGCGAGGGCGACCAGGTCAAGCCGGGCGAGCCGCTGTTCGAGGTCGAGACCGACAAGGTCAACGCCGAGGTGGAAGCCGAGGTTTCCGGAGTGGTGCGCCGGATCGTCGCCCCGGTCGGCACGCGGGTTGCCGTGCTCGGGGTCCTGGCCCTGGTGGGCAGCGCCGACGAGCCGCTGCCGGCAGCGGAGACTTGGGGCGCGCTGACACCGGCGGGCGGCCCCGCGGCCGGGGTGGAGCCGGCCGTGCCGCCGGCACCGCCCGCCGCAGCAGTGTTAACCCCGGCGCCCGGCCGCCCGGCGGCGAGCCCGGCGGCGCGCCGTTTGGCGCGCGAACGGGGCATCGCCATCGAGCAGATTCGCGGTACCGGCAGCCGCGGCGAGATCACCCGCGCCGACGTCGAGGCTGCGACCTCGACCGCGGCGGTGGCCAGCGCACCCGGCGACGGCACGCTCGATCCCGCCTTCTTCCAACTGCTCCGCCGCGACCCGGCCGCCTTTCGCGCCCTTGCGGGCGACAGCAAGCTGCAACTCTATCGCGAGCACGGTGCACGGATCGGCGAGGGCGTGCGCCTCGAAGCCGGCGCCATCATCATCGCCCGGAATATCGCCATCGGCGCCGCCTCCATTATCGGTGCCGACTCCACCATCGAGTGCGAGCGCTTGCAGCTGGGCCGCCTGGCCGCTTTCGGAAAGCGCACGCGCGTGCGCTGCCGCTCGCTCGAGATCGGCGACGCGCTGTGGTCGAAAGACGACGTCATGATCGGCGGCGGCGGCAGCGACGAGAGCGGCGCCCATCTGCGCGCCGGTCACGCCTGCTTCTTCGGTGAGGCGGCCTACCTCAACCCCTGCCATCCCGTCACTCTCGGCGACGAAGTCTGCATCGGCTCGCGCGCCATGCTGTTTACCCACAGTCACTGGCAATCGGTGTTGCGCGGCTATCCCTCGCTCTTTGGCCCGATCACCGTTGGCGACCACGTCTTCATCGGTAACCAAGCCTTCGTCTTCCCCGGGGTAACCATCGGCGCGGGCGCCACGGTGATGGTGAATTCGTTTGTGGCGATCAATGTGCCGCCCGCCACGCTCGTCGGCGGCGTGCCGGCGCAAGTCATACGCCACATCAGCGCCCCTGCTCGCGCGGAGCAGGTCGCGCTCGTGCGCGAGCGCCTGTTGCCGGAGCTGGCCGCACACTTGCGCCAACAGGGCTACCCGGTGGTCGAGCACACATCTGGTGACATCAGCACCCTCGAACTCGGCCGCGAAGCCGCGCTGGTGTTCGCGCCCGCGTGGCAGCAGCGACTGGCGCAGACCTCCCGGGCGCGCCTGGTGTTGCTCAGCTTCGTCGAGGGCGACTTGCCCGCCGTCACCGCGAGCACGACCCTGTTCGATCTCAACGCCTCACGGGTTTCAGGTATGCAGGATCGTTTGTCCGACGAGGTAAGGGAATTCTGCCGCCGTCGCGGCATTCGTTTCCGGCCTTATGCGTGGCGTTACGGGGTCGGGAACTTCGACGCTGACCGCTTTTGCCCGCGAACTGCGGGCTAA
- a CDS encoding alpha-ketoacid dehydrogenase subunit beta, with amino-acid sequence MRELTYWQALQEALREALQRDPLVFLLGEDIGEYGGAFGVTRGLLAEFGAERIRCTPISEATIAGAAIGAAVTGMRPVVEIMFMDFLTLTMDQLANHAAKFRYMYGPQARVPLVLRTPAGGGRSYGATHSQSLEAWFLHVPGIKVVAPATPADAKGLLAAAILDDNPVLVVEHKLLYATTGMVPDGEVLVPIGRAAVRRPGSDVTLVAYSYYAGVALQAAEQLAAEGIDAEVIDLRTLVPMDTGAVIESVRKTGRLVCIEEGTRSGGVGAEIAARVSELAYEYLDGPIRRVAAADVPIPFSPPLEQLDLPQLADIVDTARQLCRG; translated from the coding sequence ATGCGCGAACTGACCTATTGGCAGGCGTTGCAGGAAGCGTTGCGCGAAGCTCTGCAACGCGATCCGCTGGTGTTCCTGCTGGGCGAGGACATCGGCGAGTATGGCGGCGCCTTCGGCGTCACCCGCGGACTGCTGGCCGAGTTCGGTGCCGAGCGCATCCGCTGCACCCCGATCTCGGAGGCCACCATCGCCGGCGCGGCCATCGGCGCCGCCGTTACCGGCATGCGCCCGGTGGTCGAGATCATGTTCATGGACTTCCTCACCCTCACCATGGACCAGCTCGCCAACCACGCCGCCAAGTTCCGCTACATGTACGGGCCGCAAGCCCGGGTGCCGCTGGTGTTGCGCACCCCGGCAGGCGGCGGCCGCTCTTACGGCGCCACCCACTCGCAGAGCCTCGAAGCCTGGTTCCTGCACGTGCCCGGAATCAAAGTGGTCGCCCCCGCCACCCCGGCTGATGCCAAGGGCTTGCTCGCCGCGGCTATTCTCGACGACAACCCGGTGTTGGTGGTCGAGCACAAGCTGCTTTACGCCACCACCGGCATGGTGCCGGACGGCGAGGTGTTGGTGCCGATCGGGCGCGCGGCGGTGCGGCGCCCGGGAAGCGACGTCACGCTGGTGGCTTATTCTTATTACGCCGGCGTGGCCCTGCAGGCGGCGGAGCAGTTGGCCGCCGAGGGCATCGACGCCGAGGTCATCGACTTGCGCACCTTGGTGCCGATGGACACCGGCGCAGTGATCGAGTCGGTACGCAAGACCGGCCGCCTGGTTTGCATTGAAGAGGGCACACGCAGCGGCGGCGTCGGCGCCGAGATCGCCGCGCGCGTCAGCGAGCTGGCTTACGAATATCTCGACGGGCCGATCCGGCGCGTCGCCGCCGCCGACGTGCCGATCCCGTTCAGTCCGCCGCTCGAGCAGCTCGATCTGCCGCAGCTGGCGGACATCGTCGACACGGCGCGCCAGCTGTGCCGGGGGTGA